The following DNA comes from Microbacterium wangchenii.
CGGATACGTTCCCAGAGCGGCATCCGCACCGGCCATGTGCACCGTGTAGCCCTCGCCGTCCTTCTGGATGGTGCCCACCACGCCGGCCGGTCCGTACGCCACCCAGAGGCGGCGTGTGCTGGTTTCGGTCATCGTCGATCCGTCCCTTCACTGGTGCGCCTCCGACGCTACGCCGCGCGACGGCGGGGCACCAGTGCACGCGGGCTCGCGCATCGGTACCCTGGGAGATCGACCCCCAGTAGCTCAGTGGATAGAGCAGCGGCCTTCTAATCCGCCGGTCACACGTTCGAATCGTGTCTGGGGGACGTACGGCACCGGCGGGTTCCTCCTCCTCATTAGGATGGGGGACATGGTGGGAGCTTCCGAGAACGACCGCCTCGTGTGGATCGACTGCGAGATGACGGGACTCGACCTCACCGTCGACGAACTCGTCGAGATCGCGGTCGTGGTGACCGATTTCGAACTGACCGTGATCGACCCGGGGTTCCAGATCGTCATCAAGCCGGACGAGTCGGCCCTGGCGAACATGAGCGAATTCGTCACGGAGATGCATCGCACCTCCGGGCTGCTGGAGGAGATCCCCGCGGGCGTCTCCCTGGCGGACGCCGAGTTCCAGGCACTGGAGTACATCCAGCGGTTCGTGCCGCTCGAGGGCAAGGCCCCGCTGGCAGGCAACACGATCGGCACCGACCGCATGTTCCTGGCGAAGTACATGCCGCGCGTGGATCGCTGGCTGCACTACCGCAACGTCGACGTGTCCAGCATCAAGGAGCTGTCGCGTCGTTGGTATCCCCGGGCCTACATCCATGCTCCGGCCAAGAACGGCGGCCACCGCGCCCTCGCCGACATCCACGAGTCGATCCGCGAGCTGGCGTACTACCGCGGCGCCGTCTTCGTTCCCGAGCCCGGGCCCTCCAGCGACGACGCGCGCGCCGTGGCGGCGACGACGGTGTCCGCGTATCCCTTCGCGATGTGAGAGAATCGTTGGGTTGCCCCGCGTGAGCGGGGCGCATGGTGGGTATAGCTCAGTCGGTAGAGCACCTGGTTGTGGTCCAGGGGGTCGCGGGTTCAAGTCCCGTTACTCACCCCAATCCGTGGTACCTCCGCGCCGCCTCTTCGCCCCGCACCAGCGGGTCGTGGAGGGCGACGCGCGGCGCGGGTCGGCTAAGTTGGAAAAGTCCTCGCCTGACCCTGTGAACATGCCTCCACACCCTTCCCGCCGCCGCACAGCCCCGTCGCCGTCATGATCGATCTAGACGACGACGCCTCGGGGTTGGGCAGCATGGATGCCGCGACCTTCGAGCAGCTCGTGATCGATGAACTGGACCGCCTCCCCGACGACATGGTCGATGGACTCGACAACGTCGTCTTCGTGGTGGAAGACCGCCCGGAGGACGGCTCGCTCGACCTCCTCGGACTCTACGACGGCTGGTCGCTGACCGAACGCGACCGGTACGGCAGCTCCGGCGAACTGCCCGACCGCATCATCCTGTACCGCGAGTCGCACCTGGCCGCGTGCGAGAGCCTGGAGGAACTGCGCGACGAGGTGCACACCACGCTCGTCCACGAGATCGCCCACTTCTACGGCATCGACGACACACGCCTGCACGAGCTGGGGTGGGCATGACCGGCACCCTGACCGAAGAGGACCTCCGGCGCGACACCGCCGCCGTCGCCGACCGCCCCTGGCAGACGGTGGTCTGGAACGATCCGGTGAATCTGATGAGCTACGTCGTCCACGTCTTCCGGACGTACTTCGGCTACCGACCGGCCGAAGCCACCCGCCTCATGCTCGCCGTGCACCACGACGGTCATGCCATCGTGGCCGAAGGCCCGCGCGAGCAGATGGAACTGCACACCGCGGCGATGCACGACTACGGATTGTGGGCCACCGTGCGGAAGGCCCCCGAATGAGCGGCCGCCTGCTGGTGCTCGAGCTCACCACCATCGAGGTAGCTCATCTGATCGCCATCACCGAGCAGTTCCTCGAACTGGTCGGCGATACCGGTTCATCGCGCGATCCGGCGGTGGCGCGCCTCGTGCCCGACGCCTACCCCGGCGATCCGGACGCGTCCGGCGATTTCCGCCGGCTCACCTCCGGCGACCTCCTGGATCGCCGCGCGAACGACGCGCGCACGCTGCTGGGCACGCTCGCCCAGCACGGCCCGGTCGCGCCCGTCTCGGAGCTGGACGAGCACACCGCGATGCGTCCGCTGACGGTGACCCTCGACGCGGAGGAGTCGGCCGCATGGCTGCGCACACTGGCCGCGCTGCGGCTGGTCCTGGCGTCGCGCATGGGCATCGTGGACGAGGACGACGATCCGATCGACGATCCGCGCGCCGTCCTGTACGACTGGCTGGGCCAGCGCCTGGACGCGCTCGTGGCCGCGGTGGGCCCGGCCTGACCGCTGTCGGGAGAGAGTGCCGGTGACGCGTAGGCTCGGGAGTTATGGCCGCCGGCGCAACAGTCCACACGTTCAGCGTGAATCTGGCCGATGTCGACCGCGGCGTGTACGAGGAACTATCGCTGCGCGTGGCGCGCCACCCGTCCGAGACCGACGCGTTCATGATGACGCGCGTCCTCGCGTACTGCCTCGAGTACGAGGAGGGGATCGCCTTCAGCGAGGGCATCTCCGCCACGGATGAGCCGGCCGTGCTCGTGCGCGATCGCACCGGTCGCGTCACGGCGTGGATCGAGGTGGGGGCACCGGATGCCGA
Coding sequences within:
- a CDS encoding metallopeptidase family protein, translated to MIDLDDDASGLGSMDAATFEQLVIDELDRLPDDMVDGLDNVVFVVEDRPEDGSLDLLGLYDGWSLTERDRYGSSGELPDRIILYRESHLAACESLEELRDEVHTTLVHEIAHFYGIDDTRLHELGWA
- the clpS gene encoding ATP-dependent Clp protease adapter ClpS, producing MTGTLTEEDLRRDTAAVADRPWQTVVWNDPVNLMSYVVHVFRTYFGYRPAEATRLMLAVHHDGHAIVAEGPREQMELHTAAMHDYGLWATVRKAPE
- a CDS encoding DUF2017 family protein — encoded protein: MSGRLLVLELTTIEVAHLIAITEQFLELVGDTGSSRDPAVARLVPDAYPGDPDASGDFRRLTSGDLLDRRANDARTLLGTLAQHGPVAPVSELDEHTAMRPLTVTLDAEESAAWLRTLAALRLVLASRMGIVDEDDDPIDDPRAVLYDWLGQRLDALVAAVGPA
- a CDS encoding methyltransferase produces the protein MTETSTRRLWVAYGPAGVVGTIQKDGEGYTVHMAGADAALGTYPSMDIAKRALQSHLKPGAEPAQYREH
- the orn gene encoding oligoribonuclease, whose product is MVGASENDRLVWIDCEMTGLDLTVDELVEIAVVVTDFELTVIDPGFQIVIKPDESALANMSEFVTEMHRTSGLLEEIPAGVSLADAEFQALEYIQRFVPLEGKAPLAGNTIGTDRMFLAKYMPRVDRWLHYRNVDVSSIKELSRRWYPRAYIHAPAKNGGHRALADIHESIRELAYYRGAVFVPEPGPSSDDARAVAATTVSAYPFAM